Proteins encoded within one genomic window of Amorphoplanes friuliensis DSM 7358:
- a CDS encoding ABC transporter permease: MVALRHRLAERGIDRQLLLLIPAAVFVLLLFIYPFLYGVGLSFQPVEGGALGAYREFFTDAYLRDTIGTTLQLSLPAALLNVLASVPIAYRMRGRFRGKRLLTTVLVVPITLGTVLTAQGLLNFLGPTGWFNRTLLSTGLADAPVRLTNNYWGVFFSLVITGFPFAFLLVLSYLSGIDPSLERAAATLGAGRWQRFRRITLPLLAPGLATTFCLTFVLAFSVFPSAVLVGDPSGTTRVMSIAAYDAAYVRYDYPLASAVAVLMGLVELIVIGAVLGWRALLYTGSTAGGKG, from the coding sequence TTTGTCCTCCTGCTCTTCATCTACCCCTTCCTGTACGGCGTGGGCCTGTCGTTCCAGCCCGTGGAGGGCGGGGCGCTGGGGGCGTACAGGGAGTTCTTCACCGACGCGTACCTGCGGGACACGATCGGGACGACGTTGCAGTTGTCGTTGCCTGCCGCGCTGCTGAACGTGCTCGCTTCGGTGCCGATCGCGTACCGGATGCGGGGGCGGTTCCGGGGCAAGCGGTTGCTGACCACCGTGCTGGTCGTGCCGATCACCCTCGGCACGGTGCTGACGGCGCAGGGCCTGCTGAACTTCCTCGGGCCGACCGGCTGGTTCAACCGCACGCTGCTGAGCACCGGGCTCGCCGACGCACCCGTACGCCTGACCAACAACTACTGGGGTGTCTTCTTCTCGCTGGTCATCACCGGCTTCCCGTTCGCGTTCCTGCTGGTCCTGTCGTACCTGTCGGGCATCGACCCGAGCCTCGAACGCGCCGCCGCGACCCTCGGCGCCGGGCGCTGGCAGCGCTTCCGGCGGATCACCCTGCCGCTCCTGGCGCCCGGACTCGCCACCACGTTCTGCCTGACGTTCGTGCTGGCGTTCAGCGTCTTCCCGTCGGCGGTGCTGGTCGGGGACCCGTCCGGGACCACGCGGGTGATGTCGATCGCCGCGTACGACGCCGCGTACGTCCGCTACGACTACCCGCTCGCGTCGGCTGTGGCCGTACTGATGGGCCTGGTGGAGTTGATCGTGATCGGAGCCGTGCTCGGCTGGCGGGCGCTGCTCTACACCGGGTCGACGGCCGGAGGGAAGGGCTGA